A genome region from Novipirellula caenicola includes the following:
- the dnaX gene encoding DNA polymerase III subunit gamma/tau, whose translation MPESSGQQNASSQDSYVVVARRYRPRAFDQLVGQDHVGRALKNAIETNRVGHAYLFTGARGVGKTSTARIFAKALNDPSGPTATPDNSTDVAQAIDSGEDVDVIEIDGASNRGIDEIRSLRANVGVRPSRSRYKIYIIDEVHMLTGAAFNALLKTLEEPPEHVKFIFCTTDPEKLPITVLSRCQRFDFAPVEVPKIVNRLREIVQAENAEADDKALELIARRAAGSMRDSQSLLEQVLSFSDGNLTAEQVHAMLGTADDERLHALAKAMAERDAAEVIRQLDAGIDAGVDAGRLAEQLLAYFRDLMAVTVGCDATLMRHTSTALYDELNELGQRWGLQTVLAVVGLVDQTLVRIRHSVYARVLLEATAIQICNLPDLQQIADLAAAADSIAASPTHHGSSGEKKNIVANAGSAPPAAATEPNRPAATTNATVTGSTATTAAAAQPQTAAQPQAPVQSPAAASTDAPDQAIPPEPNDTSPPRAAVAWNQANAERIWQEAITMVEPMTETLARAVQRVVAEEGKLRLVFPGESKLAYSRCENPQHKTSLNTAVAKLAGRDIVLEFQLAAPKPVQVKAAPVEPGKARMQRMKEIEANPLVKSIVEVFDAEIVKIEKPR comes from the coding sequence ATGCCTGAGTCTTCCGGTCAGCAGAACGCCTCTTCCCAAGACTCGTATGTGGTGGTCGCACGGCGGTATCGTCCTCGTGCGTTTGACCAATTGGTGGGCCAAGACCACGTCGGCCGCGCGCTGAAAAACGCGATCGAAACCAATCGCGTAGGGCATGCCTATCTATTCACCGGGGCACGTGGGGTCGGCAAGACGTCAACCGCGCGGATTTTCGCCAAAGCGCTCAACGATCCATCGGGACCAACGGCGACGCCGGACAACAGCACCGATGTGGCGCAAGCGATTGACTCGGGCGAAGACGTTGATGTGATCGAAATCGACGGTGCCAGCAATCGCGGGATCGACGAAATTCGCTCGCTGCGTGCCAACGTGGGAGTCCGCCCAAGCCGCTCGCGGTACAAGATTTACATCATCGACGAAGTTCACATGTTGACCGGCGCGGCCTTCAACGCGCTGCTGAAAACGCTCGAAGAACCCCCCGAGCATGTGAAGTTCATCTTCTGCACGACGGATCCCGAAAAACTTCCCATCACCGTATTGAGCCGTTGCCAACGGTTTGATTTCGCGCCGGTCGAAGTTCCCAAGATCGTCAATCGGCTGCGAGAAATCGTGCAGGCCGAGAACGCCGAAGCCGACGACAAGGCACTCGAACTGATCGCGCGTCGCGCTGCCGGTTCGATGCGAGACAGCCAATCGCTGCTTGAACAAGTCCTTAGCTTCAGCGATGGCAATCTAACGGCCGAACAAGTTCACGCGATGCTGGGCACGGCCGACGATGAACGGCTCCATGCACTGGCCAAAGCGATGGCCGAGCGCGACGCCGCCGAGGTGATTCGTCAATTGGATGCAGGCATTGACGCCGGAGTCGACGCAGGTCGTTTGGCAGAACAGCTGCTCGCCTATTTCCGCGACCTGATGGCCGTGACCGTTGGCTGTGACGCGACGCTGATGCGTCACACCTCGACGGCTCTGTATGATGAACTCAACGAACTCGGTCAACGCTGGGGACTACAAACCGTCTTGGCGGTAGTTGGCCTTGTCGACCAAACGCTCGTACGAATTCGCCACAGCGTTTACGCTCGCGTTCTGCTCGAAGCCACGGCGATCCAGATCTGCAACCTGCCCGATCTGCAACAGATCGCCGACTTGGCTGCTGCCGCCGATTCCATCGCAGCCTCTCCGACTCATCACGGTTCGTCTGGCGAAAAAAAAAACATAGTAGCTAACGCCGGTTCTGCCCCGCCCGCCGCGGCGACCGAACCGAATCGCCCGGCGGCAACAACAAACGCTACTGTAACGGGCTCCACAGCAACGACGGCGGCAGCCGCTCAGCCGCAAACAGCTGCGCAACCACAGGCCCCGGTCCAATCGCCCGCAGCAGCGTCGACAGACGCCCCGGATCAAGCAATCCCGCCAGAGCCCAACGACACATCACCGCCTCGCGCGGCAGTCGCTTGGAACCAGGCCAATGCCGAACGGATTTGGCAGGAAGCGATCACGATGGTCGAACCGATGACCGAAACCTTGGCTCGGGCGGTTCAGCGTGTCGTGGCCGAAGAAGGCAAGCTGCGGCTTGTCTTTCCCGGAGAATCCAAGCTTGCATACAGCCGCTGCGAAAACCCGCAGCACAAGACCTCGCTGAATACCGCCGTCGCAAAATTGGCGGGGCGAGACATTGTGCTCGAATTTCAATTGGCCGCTCCCAAACCGGTTCAAGTCAAAGCGGCACCGGTGGAGCCAGGCAAAGCGAGAATGCAGCGAATGAAGGAGATTGAAGCCAACCCGTTGGTCAAATCCATCGTCGAGGTGTTTGACGCCGAGATCGTGAAAATTGAAAAGCCACGCTAG
- a CDS encoding inositol monophosphatase family protein, whose amino-acid sequence MDQQHLEVAVAAAKAGAVELMARRDDRVVREKAPKDLVTDADLASQKAVRKILMDAFAGYGFVGEEEGENEPPEAVRQGKQDAPPCWVVDPLDGTVNYVHRLQSFAVSIGLYVAGKMRLGVIYDPVCDEMFTAIDGGGAFVNGRPMHVSGQENLYDSMMACSFPAGVKGDSPDVARFVRVLEKTRALRRLGSCALNLCYVADGRLDGYWATCVHSWDAAAGIVIARESGATLTSYDGSEFDDWEPRFCVSSSPKLQQSLVELLA is encoded by the coding sequence ATGGATCAGCAGCATCTAGAAGTCGCAGTGGCTGCGGCAAAAGCCGGCGCGGTCGAATTAATGGCTCGCCGAGACGACCGAGTGGTGCGTGAGAAAGCTCCCAAAGATCTGGTGACCGACGCGGATCTCGCCTCGCAGAAAGCCGTTCGCAAAATTTTGATGGATGCGTTTGCCGGCTACGGCTTCGTGGGCGAAGAGGAAGGTGAAAATGAGCCTCCCGAAGCGGTGCGACAGGGCAAACAGGACGCGCCGCCTTGCTGGGTCGTTGATCCGCTCGACGGCACCGTCAATTATGTCCATCGCTTGCAAAGTTTTGCAGTTTCAATCGGGTTGTATGTCGCCGGAAAGATGCGGCTGGGCGTGATTTACGATCCTGTCTGTGATGAAATGTTTACCGCGATCGATGGCGGTGGCGCTTTTGTCAACGGTCGCCCGATGCACGTCAGTGGTCAAGAAAATCTATACGACAGCATGATGGCGTGCAGTTTTCCAGCGGGCGTGAAGGGGGATTCGCCGGACGTGGCCCGCTTCGTTCGTGTGCTTGAAAAAACACGCGCGCTGCGGCGACTTGGTTCCTGTGCACTGAATCTTTGCTACGTCGCCGATGGCCGCTTGGATGGCTATTGGGCTACCTGCGTGCACTCGTGGGACGCCGCTGCCGGGATCGTCATTGCTCGCGAATCCGGAGCCACGTTGACCTCGTATGACGGATCCGAGTTTGACGATTGGGAGCCGCGGTTTTGTGTTTCGAGTTCGCCGAAACTGCAGCAGTCGCTGGTCGAATTGTTGGCGTAA
- a CDS encoding serine/threonine-protein kinase gives MQATTRFEPNPTVTLHGSAHGNTDKELVRRYDELTRAPKVSWTGHHHLLRLLGQGGQGEVYLTEYRGTDGFTVPVAMKVFSPERYTDARAYEESMARVATVAARVALIQHDNLLDVQNFFERDRIRIMMMEWVDGYDLRQLVSPSCLELLHNRVSQRRWDYINEVILTDGMQQSRFKAGVAVAIVRECLAALAALHRENIVHGDVKPANIMLKRSGHTKLIDMGSAFDFTNPPRDRECTPVYAAPEVLENNEATPRSDLASVGYVLIELLSGLNPFSEFENLRQLLQAKRELPARLHKILPGDVLRNELLMNFLLGLIAPDPNRRFPSAEAAEHVEQGAAAFHRQLIRSDMATEYDNDIRVWLEELRQLEEFE, from the coding sequence ATGCAAGCGACAACACGATTTGAGCCGAATCCCACGGTGACTCTTCATGGGTCGGCTCATGGTAATACCGATAAAGAGTTGGTGCGTCGCTATGATGAACTCACTCGGGCGCCGAAGGTCAGCTGGACGGGGCATCATCATTTGCTTCGTCTGCTCGGCCAGGGCGGCCAGGGTGAAGTGTATCTGACCGAGTACCGAGGCACCGACGGGTTTACCGTTCCGGTGGCGATGAAGGTGTTCTCGCCGGAACGCTACACCGATGCACGTGCCTACGAAGAATCGATGGCGCGGGTCGCCACGGTGGCGGCTCGTGTGGCGTTGATCCAGCACGACAATTTGCTGGACGTGCAGAATTTCTTCGAACGCGACCGCATCCGCATCATGATGATGGAATGGGTTGATGGTTACGATTTGCGGCAATTGGTTTCGCCGAGCTGTTTAGAGTTGCTACACAATCGTGTCAGCCAGCGGCGTTGGGATTACATCAACGAGGTGATCCTGACCGATGGGATGCAGCAGTCGCGTTTCAAGGCCGGTGTGGCCGTCGCAATTGTGCGTGAATGTTTAGCGGCGCTTGCCGCGCTGCATCGTGAAAATATCGTCCACGGCGATGTCAAACCAGCGAACATCATGCTGAAGCGATCCGGGCACACCAAGTTGATCGACATGGGGTCGGCGTTCGATTTCACCAACCCGCCGCGGGATCGCGAGTGTACTCCGGTATACGCCGCTCCCGAAGTCCTTGAAAACAACGAAGCGACACCGCGCAGTGACTTGGCCAGCGTGGGCTACGTGTTAATCGAATTGTTAAGCGGCTTGAATCCGTTTAGTGAATTTGAGAATCTAAGGCAATTGTTGCAAGCCAAACGCGAGCTCCCGGCTCGTTTGCACAAAATTTTGCCCGGCGATGTGCTGCGAAACGAATTGCTGATGAACTTTTTGTTGGGGCTGATCGCACCGGATCCGAATCGACGCTTTCCCAGCGCCGAGGCGGCCGAGCATGTCGAGCAAGGCGCTGCGGCATTTCATCGTCAATTGATTCGCAGCGACATGGCAACTGAGTACGACAATGACATTCGCGTCTGGCTCGAAGAGCTCAGGCAACTCGAGGAATTTGAGTAG